The following coding sequences are from one Lolium rigidum isolate FL_2022 chromosome 6, APGP_CSIRO_Lrig_0.1, whole genome shotgun sequence window:
- the LOC124665347 gene encoding uncharacterized protein LOC124665347, translated as MAKIKPKALLAQSKQKKSPTQIGVTRIITYIVLGALAVSSVYYAYQYWQNKGLAAAVGAEGGN; from the coding sequence ATGGCGAAGATCAAGCCAAAGGCACTGCTGGCGCAGAGCAAGCAGAAGAAGAGCCCTACCCAGATCGGTGTGACCAGGATCATCACCTACATCGTCCTCGGCGCCCTCGCTGTGTCTTCCGTCTATTATGCCTATCAGTACTGGCAGAACAAAGGACTGGCAGCTGCAGTAGGAGCAGAAGGGGGGAACTAA